A single Metarhizium brunneum chromosome 5, complete sequence DNA region contains:
- the af380 gene encoding Polyketide transferase af380 produces MPPSRETVEFKACDGTVLRGWFYPQEKPAPCIIMTHGLAGIRHFRLPRFATRFHEAGYTVLLYDNRNWGDSDGTPRQESNPALQQTDYYDAFNYALTKACVDPKQIVYWGTSFSGGNVIYAAAVDKRIKAAIVQAPAVSGETRSVAFADQIPFVFQDRARIAAGKQPRRVPVIASSREAAEEGSENVMFPGTHVYDQIEEQLACGGQWENYVTSQTQLHMLEFEAQAMIHRISPTPLLMVVPGNDVLVSTSSQLAAFGKAREPKQLVYLEGVGHFDIYTGDAFDRNIDAQLDFLRRHLTT; encoded by the exons ATGCCACCCTCTCGAGAGACTGTCGAATTCAAGGCGTGCGATGGCACCGTGCTGCGAGGGTGGTTCTACCCCCAAGAAAAGCCGGCCCCATGCATCATCATGACCCATGGA TTGGCCGGTATACGCCATTTCCGTCTCCCCCGGTTCGCGACCCGATTTCACGAGGCCGGATACACGGTTCTTCTGTATGACAACCGCAACTGGGGAGATAGCGACGGCACTCCCAGACAAGAGTCCAACCCCGCGCTGCAGCAGACCGATTATTATGACGCCTTCAACTATGCATTGACAAAGGCCTGCGTCGACCCAAAGCAGATTGTATACTGGGGCACCAGCTTTTCCGGGGGCAACGTCATATACGCCGCAGCCGTTGACAAGCGTATCAAAGCCGCTATTGTTCAGGCGCCGGCTGTGTCTGGAGAGACGAGGTCGGTGGCCTTTGCCGACCAAATCCCGTTCGTCTTTCAAGACCGAGCTCGAATTGCAGCTGGAAAACAGCCGCGTCGCGTGCCCGTCATCGCATCTAGTCGCGAGGCCGCTGAAGAAGGATCAGAAAACGTAATGTTTCCCGGGACACATGTTTACGACCAGATCGAGGAGCAATTGGCGTGTGGTGGTCAATGGGAAAACTACGTCACGTCGCAAACGCAGCTCCATATGCTAGAATTTGAGGCGCAAGCCATGATTCATCGCATATCGCCCACTCCCCTACTCATGGTTGTCCCCGGCAACGACGTTCTGGTCTCGACTTCGTCGCAGCTGGCGGCGTTTGGAAAGGCGCGGGAGCCGAAGCAGCTGGTATATTTGGAAGGCGTGGGCCATTTTGACATCTACACGGGCGATGCTTTCGATAGAAACATCGACGCACAGCTTGATTTTCTACGGCGCCATCTTACCACGTAG